One genomic segment of Hordeum vulgare subsp. vulgare chromosome 2H, MorexV3_pseudomolecules_assembly, whole genome shotgun sequence includes these proteins:
- the LOC123430574 gene encoding putative germin-like protein 2-1 → MAAKFFLLALLALSFSGALASGPSQLQDFCVGDSRGGVIFVNGFACKDPKTAVAEDFFFFCGLHMAGNTSNKQGSAVTAVNVAHIARLNTLGISLARVDYDRYGQNPPHIHPRATEILTVVEGSLYVGFVTSNPENKLFSKALNKGDVFVFPQGLIHFQYNCGTTKAIAIAALSSKNPGVITIANAVFGSKPSILDDIVAKAF, encoded by the exons ATGGCGGCAAAGTTCTTCCTCCTCGCCCTTCTGGCTCTCTCATTTTCCGGTGCTCTTGCCTCGGGCCCAAGCCAGCTTCAGGATTTCTGCGTCGGTGACAGCAGGGGCGGAGTTA TTTTTGTCAATGGATTTGCATGCAAAGACCCAAAAACTGCGGTGGCAgaagacttcttcttcttctgtggccTTCACATGGCCGGGAACACGAGCAACAAGCAAGGCTCCGCCGTGACGGCGGTTAATGTGGCCCATATTGCTAGGTTGAACACTTTGGGCATCTCCTTGGCTCGTGTTGATTATGATCGATATGGTCAAAACCCACCCCACATCCACCCCCGCGCAACCGAGATCTTGACGGTGGTAGAAGGCTCGCTCTATGTTGGTTTTGTGACCTCAAACCCTGAGAACAAGTTATTCTCAAAAGCTCTTAACAAAGGGGATGTTTTTGTGTTTCCGCAAGGGCTAATTCACTTTCAGTACAACTGCGGAACCACAAAAGCGATAGCCATTGCGGCGTTGAGCAGCAAAAACCCTGGAGTGATCACCATAGCCAATGCGGTGTTTGGATCCAAGCCATCCATCTTAGATGATATCGTTGCCAAAGCCTTCTAG